In Apostichopus japonicus isolate 1M-3 chromosome 3, ASM3797524v1, whole genome shotgun sequence, a single genomic region encodes these proteins:
- the LOC139965550 gene encoding uncharacterized protein gives MDPTEPLDYDPMEDSFSRSYETEEAPITGGALPQELMARAADIFRRHLGFEEPETQPQKAGRVSKLTATGEMSSKPKTTMPVDATCYDRFEAIADKNRWTAFPARADRAVRVPDEAWRALFKCPTIPQEAKERLKAEHGASSSQTFKTPDQRKLEELLVEVDTAARSGMKFASVLILSAEVLMRHHQQLPEDDSQVSRDEAGQLLLLLGPLVRLAYDQFARVATRSVKARRENVVSAIRWPSTEARNRMLALPVLGEDLFGGNFQKKLQEEVARRETLAKSEFRPSATQRPRPFRPRENKPTRGARAAPARPLSRGALRGRSRGTAYRPTRSWTPRGGRGTAPPRRDNDRSSTRPSFASQP, from the coding sequence ATGGATCCCACAGAACCCCTCGACTACGATCCTATGGAAGATAGCTTTAGTCGAAGCTACGAAACAGAGGAGGCTCCCATAACAGGAGGAGCGCTCCCCCAAGAGTTAATGGCACGGGCGGCCGACATCTTCAGACGGcacctggggttcgaggaaCCTGAGACCCAGCCACAGAAGGCAGGCCGGGTGTCCAAACTCACGGCAACCGGCGAGATGTCATCGAAGCCAAAGACCACCATGCCCGTTGACGCAACATGTTATGATAGATTCGAGGCCATAGCCGATAAGAACAGGTGGACTGCCTTCCCAGCCAGGGCAGACAGGGCAGTCAGGGTACCAGACGAGGCCTGGAGGGCGCTATTCAAATGCCCAACCATCCCCCAGGAGGCCAAAGAAAGGCTGAAGGCCGAACATGGGGCCTCATCTTCCCAAACCTTTAAGACTCCTGACCAGAGAAAGCTGGAAGAACTTCTAGTTGAGGTGGACACAGCGGCCCGCTCAGGCATGAAGTTCGCCTCAGTCCTAATACTGTCGGCCGAGGTCCTTATGCGGCACCACCAGCAACTCCCTGAGGACGACAGCCAGGTGTCCAGGGATgaagcgggccagctcctcctACTGCTAGGACCCCTCGTAAGGCTCGCATACGACCAGTTTGCAAGAGTCGCTACACGTTCCGTAAAAGCCCGCAGGGAGAACGTCGTCTCCGCCATCCGCTGGCCATCAACCGAGGCAAGGAACAGAATGCTAGCTCTGCCAGTGCTCGGTGAGGACCTCTTCGGAGGCAACTTCCAGAAAAAACTACAGGAAGAGGTAGCCCGGAGAGAGACCCTGGCTAAATCGGAGTTCAGACCCTCGGCTACACAAAGACCGAGACCCTTCCGACCGAGGGAGAACAAGCCAACCAGGGGAGCGAGAGCAGCACCCGCCAGACCACtgagcagaggagctctcagaggAAGAAGCAGGGGAACGGCATACCGCCCGACCCGCTCCTGGACACCGAGAGGAGGCAGAGGCACAGCGCCTCCCAGACGGGACAACGACCGCTCCTCCACTCGACCGTCGTTCGCCTcccagccctag